The window ATCGCGCTTACCGGGCAGGTAGCTACGCAGGCGCCGCACTCTACACATGTATCGCTGTCGACGTGAGCCTTGCCGCCGTCCATCGATATCGCTGATGTGGGGCATACGCCTACGCAAGCCTCGCAGCCTACGCAAACTGACTGATCAACTGTTGCTTTAGCCATAGTAAGAAGTCCTCCTTCAAATTTTTACTCACTTGATTATGCGGGACGATTTTCCGCATACGCTCTATTCTAGCGTGAAACCTCAGAACCTTCAACTATTTTTTTGCCGCATTTTTAAAATGTGAACATAAAGATAAAAAAAGTTAAGATATATCAGCTGTATATATGGTATTCATAGTCTAAAAGTATAGACAAATTGAATGGAAAAGTTATAAAATAATTGAAGAGGTTGGGCCTGAGTTTTTATATTCGCCGTTTTCTGATTTTCCAGTTACATATTTTGTGTTCTTCTCTCATGGGAGGTGATAATTGAAGGTCGATAAGCACCGTTATTTTTGCTTTGTCTTTGCACTATCTTCACAAAATGAAAGGAGAGTTGTTTTAT is drawn from Cloacibacillus porcorum and contains these coding sequences:
- a CDS encoding DUF362 domain-containing protein translates to MAKATVDQSVCVGCEACVGVCPTSAISMDGGKAHVDSDTCVECGACVATCPVSAISQ